The nucleotide sequence CTATGAATGAAGGCCTCACGAAGGCGACGGTCGAGCCCGGCAAGAATGAAAACGGGTTCCTCGGGTTGCTCGCGCAGATCAAGCCCGAGATCGAGCGCCGCATCGCCGCGCGGTTCGACGAGAAGATCACGAGGGCGCGCACGTACGGCGCCGAGATCGCCGCGATGCACGAGGCGGCGCGGGACCTCTCGCTCCGCGGCGGCAAGCGCGTGCGCGCAGGGCTCATCGCCGCCGGGTGGATCGCCGCCGGAGGCGAGGGCCCGCTCGACGCGGCGATCGACGCCGGCGTCGCGTTCGAGCTCCTGCAGAGTTACCTGCTCATCCAGGACGACTGGATGGACAACGACGCGACGCGGCGCGGCGGTCCGAGCGTCCACGCGGCGCTCACGAAGAGGCTCGGGGGCGAGCACATCGGGGCGACGGCGGCGATCCTCTCGAGTGACATGACGTGGGGGCTCGCGGTGGAGACGCTGGTGTCGATCCCGGGGCTCTCGGCGGAGCGGCGGCTCGAGGTGACGCAGGTGTTCCTGCGGATCCACGAGGACGTGGTGCTCGGCCAGCAGATCGACGTGCTCGGCAAGGCGGAGGACGTCGAGGCGATGCACGACCTCAAGACCGGGAGCTACACGATGCGCGGGCCGCTGCTCATCGGCGCGGCGCTCGCGGGTGGATCGCCGGAGCTCTGCGCGGCGCTCGCGCGTTTCGCGGCGCCGCTCGGCGTCGCGTTCCAGCTCCGCGACGATCTGCTCGGGACCTTCGGAGACCACGCGGAGACGGGCAAGCCGGTCGGCAACGACATCGTGGCGGGCAAACGCACGAGCCTCGTGGCCGAGGCGGCGCGGCGCATGAACGAGGACGAGACACGCGCGCTCGCAGCGGCGCACGGGCGAGCGGACGCGGGCGCGGACGCGGTCGCCGCGGCGACGCGGGCGCTCGTGACGTCGGGCGCGCGCAGGGCCGTGGAGGAGCGGCAGCGGGCGCTCTGCGAGGCGGCGATGAAGGAGCTCGCGTCGATGACGGTGACGGCCGCGGCGCGATCGATCCTGGCCGGCGTGGTGGACGCGCTCCGGGTGCGGCCCGCCGCGGAGGAGGCGCGCTCGTGACGGAGAGGACGAGCGCGGAGGGGACGGCGTCGGGCAAGGTGATCCTGTTCGGCGAACACGCGGTCGTCTACGGATCACCCGCGATCGCGGCTGGCCTCGATCGCGGAGCCCACGCCCGAGCGACGCGCCTCGCGAGCGGGCCGAGCACGCTCCGGATCGGGGACGAGACGGTCGTGGCGGATGGTTCGTCCTCGAACGATCTCGAGCGCGCGTTCCACGCGTTGCTCACGGTCGCGCCCGCGCTCCCGCCCGTGCACGTGGAGGCGCGTAGTGATCTGCCGCCGGGCGGCGGCCTGGGCAGCTCGGCGGCGCTCTCCGTGGCGATCACGCGCGCGGCGGAGGCGCTCGCGCGTGGGCAGGAAGAGGACGCGGCGATCGAGGCGCGTGTGCTCGAACGTGCAGCCGCGTGGGAGCGGATCTTTCACGGCAACCCCTCCGGCATCGACGCGATGGCCGCGGCGCGAGGCGGCATCTTCCGGTTCACGCGCGCCGAGGGGGCGCGGCCGATCCTGCCGCGCCAGGACCTCGCCTTGTGTGTGGGATCGACGGGGCAGCCGTCGTCGACGCGGGAGACGGTCGGGCTCATCGCGTCACAACACGCGAAGGATCCCGTGCTCGTGCAGCGATCGATCGACGCGGTGACGTCGATCGTGGGCAACGCCGTGCTCGCCCTCGAGGCCGGTGACCAGCGCGCGCTCGGGGATCTCATGAACATGAACCAGCTCGTGCTCTCGGGGCTCTTCGTCTCGACGAGCGAGCTCGAGGAGCTCTGCGCGCTCGCGCGGGCCTCGGGCGCGCTCGGCGCGAAGCTCACGGGAGGCGGCGGCGGCGGCTGCGTGATCGCGCTCGTGCCGCCCGCGTTCCAGAGCGACGGCACGCGTGACGAGGCGCGCGAGGCCAAGAGCGCCGCGCGGATCCTCGACGCCTGGCGAGGCGCCGAGGGCCGCTACGAAGGATTTTACGCGCGGATCCGCGCAGGCAGGCGCGCCCCGACGGAGCGCGCCGAAGGAGGACTGTCGTGACGATACGCGCGGCCAAGGCGACGGCGCATCCGAACATCGCGCTGGCGAAATACTGGGGGAAGCGGGCGGACGGCGTGAACCAGCCCGCGGTGCCGAGCCTCTCGGTGACACTCGCGGGCATGGCCACGACGACGACCGTGACCTTCGATCCGGCGCTCGTGGAGGACACGTTCCTGCTCGGCGGCGCGCCGGCCGACGAGGGCCCGCGCGCGCGGGTGGTGAAGCTGCTCGATCGGGTGCGTCGCGCGGCGGGGTTCGAGACGCGGGCGCGTGTCGAGAGCAGCAACGACTTCCCGACGGCCTCGGGCCTCGCGTCGAGCGCGTCGGGCTTCTCGGCGCTCGCGCTCGCGGCGCTCGCGGCGGCGGGGCTCGACACGGATCCGGCGCGCGTGAGTGATCTCGCGCGAAGGATCTCGGTGAGCGCGGCGCGTTCGGCGTTCGGCGGGTTCGTGGAGCTGCCCGTGGGCAACCCCGGCGAGGGGGACCTCGCGGCGATCCCGATCGCGCCGGCGGATCACCTCGCGTTACGTGTCGTCGTGGCCGTGACGCGGGAAGGGCCGAAGGCCGTGGGCTCGACGGACGGCATGGAGCACACGGTCCGTACGAGCCCGTATTTTCCGGCGTGGGTCGCGTCCGCGCCCGCGCTCTGCGCCCGCGTGCGCGAGGCCGTGCTCCGGCGGGATCTCGAGGCGCTCGGCGTCGCCGCCGAGGAGAGCGCGCTCGCGATGCACGCGACGAGTATCGCCGCGCGGCCGGGGCTCATTTACTGGACCGGCGGGACGGTGGAGGCGCTCGAAGAGGTGCGACGCATGCGGGCGCGCGGGCTCGTCGCCTACGCGACGATCGACGCGGGACCTCACGTGAAGGTGCTGACGACGCCGGAGGACGAGCCACGCGTGACGGCCGCGCTCGCGGAGGTGCCGGGCGTGAAACGTACGATCGTCGCGTCGCCCGGCGAAGGCGCGCGGCTTTTGGAACGAACGTGATCACGCGGGCGCCGGGCAAGATCGTCGTCTCGGGGGCGTACGCCGTCCTCGAAGGAGCACCCGCGCTCGTCGCGGCCGTCGATCGCTACGTGGTGGCGGACGAGAGCCACACGAGCGAGCTCGTGACGGAGGAGGTACACGCGGCGATCGACGCGGGCGTGCTCCGCCACGCGCCCGCGTTCGACGCGTCGGCCCTGCGCGCGCCGATGCCCGACGGCACGACACGCAAGCTCGGGCTCGGATCGAGCGCGGCGATCCTGGTCGCCTCGATCGGCGCGGCGCTCGCCGCGACGATCACGGACGAGGCGAAGCTCAGGAGCGTGGTCTTCCCGCTCGCGCTCGCCGCGCACCGGAAGGCCCAGCCACGCGGCAGCGGCATCGACGTCGCTTCGAGCGTGTTCGGCGGCGTCGTCGCGTGCCGGCTCGTGAAGGACGGGGCGCTCGACGTCGCGCCGTTTGCCTTGCCGCGCGGCGTCGTGCTCGAGGTCTTCGCCTGCCCCACGGCGGCGTCGACGGGCGCGCTCGTCGAGAAGGTGCAGGCCGTGCGCGCGCGGGATCCCGAGGTGTATCGGAAGCTGCTCGACGAGATCGCGGACGGCGCAAAGGCCGCGCTCGAAGCCGAGGACGCGGCGGGGTTCGTGCGAGCGATCGCGGCGCAGATCGACACGCTCGCCGAGCTCGGCCGCGTGTCCGGCGCGCCCATCGTGGTCGACGACGTGGCCACGCTGCGCACGTTCGCGCGAGCGGAAGGCGCGAGCTTCGGGCCAAGCGGCGCAGGCGGCGGCGACATCGCCTTGTGGATCGGCCCCGCGCCCTCGTCCGCCGCCTTCCGCGAGCGGGCTGCCACGCTTCACCTCGAGCCCCTCGACACACGTATCGGCGCGCCCGGGCTCTCCGTCGGTTGAACGATCCGAGCATCACCGGGCGACGGGGGCTAAGCTGCCGCGCTGATTCGTATGACCGCGTCCCGCTTCGCCAACCTGCTCCGCCCCGAGCTCGCGGACCTCGCCGCGTACGTCCCGCACACGGGCGACTTCGAGATCCGGCTCGACGGCAACGAGGCCCCGCCGCTGCTCTCCCCCGACGCGCGCGCCGCCGTCGCGCAGGCGCTCGCGGCGGGCGCGCTCGAGCGGTACCCCGATCCACGAGCGACCGAGCTCCGCGAGGCGATCACGAGCCACGTGGGCGGCACGTCGGACGAGGTCCTCGTGGGCACGGGCTCGGACGAGGTGATCGCCCTCCTGCTCACCGCGCTCTCGCAGCCGCGCGCAGGCGCCGAGGCAGCGACGATCGTCACGCCGTCGCCGACGTTCGTGATGTACCGGCTCAGCGCGGCCGCCCGCGGCATCCGTGTCCACGAGGTCCCGCTCGACGATCGCTGGGACCTCGACGTCGCGCAGATGCGCGCGGCCATCACCTCGACGAACCCGAACATCGTCTTCCTCGCGTCGCCGAACAACCCGACCGGGACGCGCATGTCCGAGGATCGCATCCGCGCCGTGATCGAAGCCGCGCCCGAAGCGCTCGTCGTGCTCGACGAGGCGTACGTCGCCTTCGCGCCCGCGAGTGTCGCGCACCTCCGCCACGCTTACCCGAACGTCGCCCTGCTCGGCACCGTCTCCAAGATCGGCTTCGCGGCGCTACGCGTCGGCTGGTTCGTGGGGCCGGCCGAGCTCGTCCGCGAGATCGACAAGGTCCGCCAGCCCTACAACCTGCCCACGCCCTCGCAGCGCGCCGCCACGCTCGTCCTCTGCGAGCTGCGCGCCGAGATCGAGCGCGTCGTCGCGCACGTCGTCGCGGAGCGCGAGCGCCTCGGCCGCGAGCTCGCGCGGCTCGGCTTCGGTGTGCCCCCGAGTGACGCGAACTTCCTTTGGGTCGAAACGAAGCGGCCCGCGAAGGACGTGTTCGAGGGCCTCGCGGCGAACAAGATCCTCGTCCGGAGCTTCCACGCCCGCGGCGGTCGCCTCGCGAACCACCTGCGCATCACGATCGGCACACGCGAAGAGAACGACCGGCTGCTCGAGGTCCTCACGAGGTGGGCATGAGCGGACGTGGACGGTCACTCGCGCGTGGCGCCGCGCTCGTGTTGCTCGGCCTCACGGCGGGCTGCGGTGATCCGAAGGTGATCCGCGTCATCGATGGCGTGCCCACGGAGGGGCGGTTCATCGCGTACGAGGCGTACGCGTATTACGCCCGCGCCGCGGAGGCCGAAGCGCGCGGCGATCTACGGCTGGCGATCCTGCTCTACCGCGGCGCCGCCGAGCACGACGCGAAGAGCGTCGAGGTCTGGACCCGCCTCGGCGCCGCAGCGTGCGCCGATCCCGACGCGCGTGGCTCCGCCGGAGGCGCCTTCGAACGCGCCGAGGCGCTCGATCCGACCTACGAGCCCCTCGCCCGCGCGCGCGCCCGCTGCGCCGAGAAGATGGGCCGGCTCGACGAGGCGCTCGGGCACGCCGCCCGCGCCGTCGCCCTCGATCCAGGGCAGGACGAGGCCGTGTTGCTCTACGCCTCGTTGCTCGAGCGAAGAGGTCGCGTCACCGAGGCCGAGCGCTGGCTCGACGCCCTCGTCTTCGAGCGACCCACCTCCGTTCGAGGCTGGCTCGCCCGTTACGAGCTCGCGCTCCGACGCAACGACGCGGCCGCCGCCGAGCGAGCAGCCCGCGCCTTGCGAAGACGCGCGCCTCGCCATGCGGATCGGATCAGCGCCGAGGTGCCCGCGCTCGCGCCGCTCGCCGAGGTCGACGCGGCCCTGCGCTCCGGCGACCTCGGCGCCGCCCGAAAGGCCGCTCTTCGCGCGCGCCTCCCCGCCCCCGAGCTCGCCGTCCGGGCCGCGGCCCTCGGCCTCGCGCCCCTCGCGCGCGACCAGGCCGAGCTCGTCCTCGGCGCCGATCCTTCGTCGAGCTCCGCGCGGATCGCGCTCGCCGTCGCCGCGGATCTCGCGGGCGACGCGGCCCTCTTCGCGTCCGCGCTCGACGCCCCGAGGGACACGCTCGCCGCGGCCCCCTCCCCGCTCGCGCGCCTGCTCTTCGCCGATCTGCTCCTGCGACGCGCGGGCGCCGAGGCCGCACGCGCGTTCGCCGGCGCCGCCTCCGCGTCGTCCGACACATCGCCGAACGCAACACCCGATCCGCTGCTCGAAGCCGTCCGCAAGCGCGTGCGCGCTCGCCTCGCGCCCTCGGGCAAGGGCGCTTAGCGTTCCTTCTCGGCTTCGGCCTTCTTCTCGGCTTCGGCCTTCTTCTCCGCGGCGGCCTTTTTCCTCGCCTCGGGGGTGTCCTTCTTCTCGTCGAACTCGAGCGTCAGGTCGACCGTGTTGTCGCCTTCCTTCAGCGTGATCCGCTGCTCGACGACCTTGTCGATCGACGGCAGGAACGCGCTCACGCGCACCTCGCCGCCCGCGGGGACGCCGGTGATCTCGTACTGCCCGTCGAGGCCCGTGACCGCGTGGGTCGCGTAGGCGAGCACGTAGACGTCGGCCGTGAGGAACGGGTTCGGCAGCTCGTCGCGGATCATGTAGTGCCCGGGCTCGAACGCGTAGAGCTTCACGGGCGCCCCGCCCGGAACGGCCACGAGCACGGCCTTCTTCGGCGCGCCGTCGAGGTACGGCATGTAGCTCTCGATCTTGTCGATGTTCGCGACCTCGAGGCGCTGCCCGAACGTCATCGCCACCGTGCGGCGCGAGAAGGCGCAGCCGTGGATGGTGACCTTCGCGGCCTCCTCGCGTGCCGGGACGAACCCCTTGTAACCCGTCACCGCGACGAGCACGTCGGCCGCCGCGCCCTCGAGCCCCACGCGGAAGAGCTTTCCGTAGGTCGCCGCGGCCTCGCCGCATTTGCCCGCGGGGAACGTGAAGCTCGTGCCCGGCGGCGCGTCGCCCTTGATGCGCACCGTGCCGCGCACCGTCGCCTTGGGGCCCTCGTACGGCGCTTCGTTCTTCGGGTTGATGACCTTGGTGATGTCGGCGTCGGCGCGCCCGATCCCGTTCGGGAACGCCCCCTTCGGCGCGGGAGCCGCTGCCGAGGCCTCGGGCTTCGCGGATCCCGGCGCTGCCGCTCCGTCGGTCCCGGGCTTCGTGTCGTGGTTCGGGGGAGCCGGGTTGTTCTGGCAACCCAGCGCAACGACGCAGGGGACGACGAGCAACCAGGCCATCGAAGTTCGGTTCATCACCCCGGACGTGGGCAAGCCCTGCGCCGCGCAGGATCGTGGCCGTTTCGAGGCAACACGTCGTTCACCGTGCCAACCGAGTTGTCGGATCATCATCAACCTCGTTGTCACTCCCCCGGCGATGCTGCGGCACAGCCATCGCCGGGGCAAGGGACCTTCGTTGTGGGGGAAGCGAGGAGCGCGGAGCGAGGCGTTCAGCGCGCGGCGAGGGCCGCCTCGACCGCCATCTGCAGCGACGTCGTCGGCCACAGGCCGAGCACGACCACGAGCACGCCGGAGACGACGAGCGCCGTCGCCACGTACCCCGAGCGCATCGGCTTCGCGATGGGCGCGCCGGGCGCGGGCTCGCGCATGTACATGTAGACCATCACGCGCAGGTAGTAATACGCGGAGATCACGCTGTTCAAGAGCAGGATGACCGCCAGCGGGTAGAGCCCGGCGCCGATCGACGCCTTGACGATGTAGAGCTTGCCGAAGAAGCCCGCCGTCGGAGGCACGCCCGCGAGCGAGAGCAGGAAGAGCGAGAACGCGAAGCCCGCGGCCGGATGCCGCTTGCCCACGCCCGCGAGGTCCTCGTAGCTCACCGCCTCGGCGCCGCGGCTGCCCATCAGGATGAGCGCGCCGAACGCGCCCACGGTCGAGACGGTGTACGTGAGCAGGTAGAACATCACGCTGCCCTGCGCGTCGCCGCCCGCGCGCATCGTCGAGACGACGCCCACGAGCACGTACCCCGCGTGCGCGATGCTCGAGTACGCGAGCATGCGCTTGACCGACTCCTGCTGGCCCGCGATGAGGTTCGCCACCGTCATCGTGAGCACCGCGAGCAGCGCGACGACCGGCGGCCAGCCCGCCGCCCACGACTCGAGCCCGCCCTCGCCGAAGCCACCGATGAGCACGCGGAGCATCGTCGCGAACGCCGCGCACTTCACCGCCACGGCCATGTAGGTCGTCGTCGGCGTCGGCGCGCCCTCGTAGGCGTCCGGCGTCCACATGTGGAACGGCACCGCGCTCACCTTGAACGCGAGCCCCACGATGATGAGCGCCGCCGCCGTGATCACGAGCGCGAAGTTCGGCCCCTTGCCCGGCTGCGCGTTCGCGATCACCTCGCGGATGCCCGCGAGATCCGTGTGCCCCGTCGCGCCGTAGAGCAGCGCCCCGCCGTAGAGCAGGAGCGCCGCCGCGAACGACCCGAGCAGGAAGTACTTCACCGCCGCCTCGGTGCTGCGCAACGAGGCGCGGCGGAAGCCGACCATCGCGTACACGCCGAGCGACATCGTCTCGAGCCCGAGAAAGAGCGAGAGCAGATCCCCCGCGGCCGCGAGGATCATCGCGCCCACGGTCGAGAAGATGACGAGCGGGTAGAACTCGCCCCGATCGAGCCTGTGCTCCGGCAGGTAACCACCCGCGAGCAGCGCGGCGAGCGCGCCGCCGAGGCAAAGCACGAACGAGAAGAACAGGGTGAAGCGGTCGACGATGATCCAGGGCGCGACCAGGTTCGCGCCCTCGAGCTTCTCCGGACCGACGAACCAGATCGCCGCGGCGAAGACGGCGCCCGCGAGCAGCGTCACCGCCGTGCCGAGCGAGAGCTCCGACGACGGCCCCGCGTCCCGATCGTCCGACGTCTCGTCGACGCGGCGCTTCGAGAACGCCTCCGCCACCATCAAGAGCAGGCCGCCGAGGCTGACGACGAGCAGCGGCGACAGACCGAGGAAGAGGCCGGAGTTCACTGCGCCACCTTCCCTTCACCGCCGAGCGCCGCCTGCGAGTCCTCGCCGCCCGCTTCCTCGGCGGGCTTCTCCTTCTTGGGCATGCCCTTCAGGAACGCCGGCGAGAACGTGTCCTCGGGCAGGAGCTTCGCGTCCCGCTCGTCCGCGAACAGGATCGCCTGGCCCGATACGACCTTGTACTGGTTGTGGTGGAGCAGGATCGACTCCTTCATCCGATCGAGGAAGATCGAGGGGAAGAACCCGATGACGAAGATCATGAGCACGAAGGGCGCGAGCGCGAGCGACTCGCGCACCGTGAGGTCGGGCAGGTGCTTGTTCTTCGGGTTCGTGAGCGGCCCGAAGAACATCTTCTGGACCACGTAGAGCATGTAGACCGCCGCGAGGATCACGCCGGCCGCAGCGCCCACCGTGTGGATCCCGGCGAACTTGCCGAGCCGCTCGGACATGAACGTGCCCATGATGACGAGGAACTCGCCGATGAACCCGTTCGTCCCGGGAACGCCGACCGACGCGAACGTCACGATCAGGAAGACCACCGTGTAGATCGGCATCACCTTCGCGAGCCCGCCGAACTCGTCCACCTCGCGCGTGTGGCGCCGGTCGTAGATGACGCCGACGAGGAGGAAGAGCGCGCCCGTCGACACGCCATGGTTGACCATCTGCAGCACCGCGCCCTGCATGCCCGCCGGCGTCGCGCTGAAGAGCCCCAGCATCACGAAGCCGAGGTGCGCGACCGACGAGTACGCGACCAGGCGCTTCACGTCGCGCTGCTTCCACGCGACCAGCGCGCCGTAGAGGATGCCGCCCAGGATCGCCACGCCCGCCAGGTTCGCCGACAGGTTCGACGCGGGCCCCGGGAAGAGCCCGATCGAGAAGCGCATGTACGCGTAGGTGCCGAGCTTCAGCATCACCGCGGCCAGGATCACCGAGCCACCCGTCGGCGCCTGCACGTGCGCGTCCGGCAACCAGGTGTGCACCGGCCACATCGGCACCTTGATGAAGAACGCCAGCGAGAAGGCCCAGAAGCAGATGAGCTGCGCCTCCCTCGACAGGACGACGCGCGAGAGCGCGAGGTAGTCGAAGGTGAACTCACCCGTGAGCTTCTGGTGCGCCCACACGAGGTAGATGATCGCGGCCAGCATCAGCACCGAGCCGGCCATCGTGTAGAGGAAGAACTTGATCGCCGCCTTCACGCGATCCGCGCCGCCCCAGACGCCGATCATGATGAACATCGGCACCAGCATCAGCTCCCAGAACACGTAGAACAGGAAGAGATCGAGCGCGAGGAACGCGCCGATCATCCCGCCCTGCAGGAGCAGGAGCGCGAAGCAGAACTCCTTGATGCGCGTCTTGATCGAGCCGAACGACGCGTACGCCGCGATCGGCGTGACGAACGTCGTCAGGAGGACCAGCCACAGGCTGATGCCGTCGATCGCGACGTGGTAGCGGATGCCGAGGAAGGGCATCCAGTCCTTGATGTACTGGAAGTGCCAGCCCGCGGTCATCGGGACGGTGAGCAGCCAGAGCGACGCGACGAACCCGATGCCGAGCACCACGTAGGTGAAGCCGCGGAGCACCGAGAGCATCTGGCGCGGGATGAACAGCACCGCCGCCGCGCCCACGATCGGCAGCGCGATCAGCAGGTTGAGCAGGTGCGGCCACTCGCCCGCGGCCTCGGCCGCCTGCGGCGCGCCTTCGGACGGCCAGAGCCAGATCACGAAGAGCGTGGTGAGGGCCGCGATGAAGCCGAGGCCGGCGCGTTGCTTCGTCGGCGCGTCGCCCCGCGGGACGAGCGCGCCGAGGATGCCCGCGCCGATCGCGGGCCAGTACTGGAAGACGAGATCGAGCGGGCTCATTGGGCGCCTCGCGGGTTGATGAGCCCAGGGATGTCCTTCGCAGGCACGCGACCACCACCCGCCGGCACCACCGCGCCCGGCACGCCCAGGTTGGGCACGGCCGAGGACGGGAAGCCGCGGCCAGGCCGCGAGATCGCGAAGCTGTGGGTCGCCTCCTGCGCGAACGCGTTGCGCACGTGCAGCTTGACGTCCTTCGTCTCCCCGGGATTGACGTTGATACGAACCTCGCGCACCTGGCTGAAGTCCTTCTGCTCCGTCCCCGTGCCCTCCCAGCGGTAGGTGTAACCAGGGCCGGGCGCCGCCGAGATGACCACCTCGCCGGCCGAGCGGAGCCGCGAATCATCGACCGTCGCGTCGGCGTGCGGCCGGACGAGGAAGAAGCCCACGCCCGCGAGCCCGATGGCCATCGCCGCGCCGTAGACCTGCACGCGGCCGGTCTGGAACGTGCGGAGCACCGTCCCGAAGAACCCGACGACCGCCGCCGTCAGCTTCGCGAGGATGCCGTCGATGAACCACTTGTCCGCGGCCGTGAAGATGTCCGCGAGCGCGTCCACCATCCCGACCACCGTCGCGTCGTACAGCTCGTCGATCCGCCACTTGTCGTAGATGAGCTTGTACAGGCCCGGCGCCGCCTTCTTGAACGACTCCTCCGGCGCGCCGCCCTTGTTCAGGTACACGACCATCGCCGCGCCCGTGCCGCCGAGGAAGGCCGCCACGCCGGGGCCCATCATCGGCCACATGAGCTTCTCGATGCCCTCCGCGCGCGGCACGACGAGGTCGTGCGCCCGCGTGAAGACCGGCGCGAGCATGTGCCCGAGCGGCTCGAGGTGGATGGGCTCCGCCATCAGGAAGCCCGCGAAGGCCGCGAACGCCGCGAGCACCATGAGCGGGAGCGTCATCGCGAGCGGCGACTCGTGGGGCTTCGGGCCCTCGAGCGGCTTGCCGTCGTCGTGCTCGTGATCGTGGTGATCGTCGTGGCCATGATCGTCATGGCCGTGCGCGTGCTTCGGCTCCTTCCAGCCCGCGACGATCTTCCAGCCGCGGAACTCGCCGTGGAAGGTCATGAAGTAGGCGCGGAACATGTAGAACGCCGTCATCGTCGCCGCGACGACGCCCACCCAGTAGATCGCCTGGCCGAGCCACGAGGGCCACGTCCAGAGCGGCTCCATGCGCCCGAGCTCCGGCGCCACGATCTTCGTGGAGAACGCCTTCCAGAGGATCTCGTCCTTCGACCAGAAGCCCGCGAGCGGAGGCGCGCCCGCGATCGCGAAGCACGAGATCAGGAACGTCCACCGCGTGATGGGCAGGTGCTTCTTCAGCCCGCCCATGTTGCGGATGTCCTGCGACCTGTCCGTGTCGTGGATCCGCGCGTGCATCGCGTGGATCACCGAGCCGGCGCCGAGGAAGAGGCAGGCCTTGAAGAACGCGTGCGTGAAGACGTGGAAGAAACCCGCGGCGAACGCGCCCACGCCGACGCCGATGAACATGAACCCGAGCTGGCTCACCGTGGAGTAGGCGAGCACCTTCTTCAGGTCGTGCTGGAACAGGCCGATCGACGCGGCGAAGATCGCCGTGGCGCAGCCGAGCACCGCCACCGTCGCCATCGCCGCCGGCGACATCAGGAACACCGCCGACGTGCGCGCGACGAGGTAGACGCCCGCCGTGACCATCGTGGCCGCGTGGATGAGCGCGGAGACCGGCGTGGGGCCCGCCATCGCGTCCGGGAGCCACACGTAGAGCGGGATCTGCGCGCTCTTGCCGGCGGCGCCGAGGAACATCGCGAGGCCGACGAGC is from Polyangium spumosum and encodes:
- the nuoL gene encoding NADH-quinone oxidoreductase subunit L; the encoded protein is MEALKAQFPATNFTLLAVVLALPLIGAFVNGVFGKRLGKAGVRLMALSAIGGSFIAALATFLLLPKGEGGGTLAWTAWRWFSLNGRMGQTIPIDVAFSVDAMSATMMLVVTGVGFLIHLYSSEYMVKDPGYHRFFAYLNLFCFAMLTLVMADNMAVLFVGWEGVGLCSYLLIGFWFGEEKNATAGKKAFIVNRIGDFGLLVAMAMLLYYTGSLRFAEINASARNLLDPVTIWPFGNLPLEAQWNAANPNANAAYKAIVHLFLPEKGIQVYASTLVGLAMFLGAAGKSAQIPLYVWLPDAMAGPTPVSALIHAATMVTAGVYLVARTSAVFLMSPAAMATVAVLGCATAIFAASIGLFQHDLKKVLAYSTVSQLGFMFIGVGVGAFAAGFFHVFTHAFFKACLFLGAGSVIHAMHARIHDTDRSQDIRNMGGLKKHLPITRWTFLISCFAIAGAPPLAGFWSKDEILWKAFSTKIVAPELGRMEPLWTWPSWLGQAIYWVGVVAATMTAFYMFRAYFMTFHGEFRGWKIVAGWKEPKHAHGHDDHGHDDHHDHEHDDGKPLEGPKPHESPLAMTLPLMVLAAFAAFAGFLMAEPIHLEPLGHMLAPVFTRAHDLVVPRAEGIEKLMWPMMGPGVAAFLGGTGAAMVVYLNKGGAPEESFKKAAPGLYKLIYDKWRIDELYDATVVGMVDALADIFTAADKWFIDGILAKLTAAVVGFFGTVLRTFQTGRVQVYGAAMAIGLAGVGFFLVRPHADATVDDSRLRSAGEVVISAAPGPGYTYRWEGTGTEQKDFSQVREVRINVNPGETKDVKLHVRNAFAQEATHSFAISRPGRGFPSSAVPNLGVPGAVVPAGGGRVPAKDIPGLINPRGAQ